The following coding sequences lie in one Fibrobacter sp. UWB15 genomic window:
- a CDS encoding efflux RND transporter periplasmic adaptor subunit yields MRNFALLFIALMFIACGGDSVPGAGTSGAKQGKGGTQGKGGPGGPGGRPARVIAVEGYIAEAHVALKSFTAMATLEPMNHVSLTAAMSGRLTNLYVKDGAQVQKGALLAKIDDSEFQAQLKQAESNQQLAQQKFDRVKTLFEKDGATKADLESAEASLKSAEASVELIKAQIAKTEVRAPFAGKLGFVDVSVGAWLTTGTPIVSISEVKKLKAKFALPQRYASTLKVGDAVELRDEERGVTVNGKVKALDAALSESSRTRQILVEVDNAKGDLLAGSYTKVSAAMQSGFAKSIPVPAEALTLDKDGAYVFVATGGKAKIKHVETGLRTPIAVDVTGGLDEGDTVITSGLISLREGASVRIREIRHNTDYEVE; encoded by the coding sequence ATGAGAAATTTTGCGCTGCTTTTTATCGCTTTGATGTTTATCGCATGTGGGGGAGATTCTGTTCCCGGTGCAGGTACTTCTGGAGCAAAACAAGGTAAGGGTGGTACGCAGGGGAAAGGCGGTCCCGGTGGACCGGGAGGCAGGCCTGCTCGAGTAATTGCGGTGGAAGGCTACATTGCCGAAGCCCACGTGGCACTAAAGTCGTTTACAGCCATGGCGACATTGGAGCCCATGAACCATGTGTCTCTTACGGCGGCCATGTCGGGGCGCTTGACGAACCTTTACGTAAAAGATGGTGCCCAGGTGCAAAAAGGCGCCCTCCTTGCAAAGATTGACGATTCCGAATTCCAGGCCCAGCTCAAGCAGGCGGAATCGAACCAGCAACTGGCTCAGCAAAAGTTTGATCGAGTCAAGACTCTCTTTGAAAAAGATGGCGCCACCAAGGCTGACTTGGAAAGTGCCGAAGCTTCTCTTAAGTCTGCCGAAGCATCCGTAGAACTCATCAAGGCGCAAATCGCAAAAACCGAAGTCCGAGCCCCCTTTGCAGGTAAGCTCGGCTTTGTAGATGTTTCAGTGGGTGCCTGGCTTACTACGGGAACTCCCATTGTATCTATTAGCGAAGTGAAAAAGCTGAAGGCCAAGTTTGCGTTGCCGCAGCGTTACGCTTCTACCTTGAAGGTGGGTGATGCTGTGGAACTTCGCGACGAAGAACGTGGCGTTACTGTAAACGGGAAGGTCAAGGCTCTTGACGCTGCCCTTTCGGAATCTAGCCGCACCCGCCAGATTCTGGTGGAAGTAGACAACGCGAAGGGGGACCTGTTGGCGGGTTCCTATACCAAGGTGAGTGCTGCCATGCAGTCCGGTTTTGCAAAGAGCATTCCAGTGCCGGCGGAAGCGTTGACTCTTGATAAAGACGGTGCCTACGTATTTGTGGCGACTGGAGGCAAGGCCAAAATCAAGCATGTCGAAACGGGCCTCCGCACGCCGATCGCAGTCGATGTCACGGGTGGCCTCGATGAAGGCGATACGGTCATTACCTCTGGCTTGATTAGCCTACGCGAAGGGGCTTCTGTACGTATCCGCGAAATCCGTCATAACACCGATTACGAAGTGGAGTAG
- a CDS encoding efflux RND transporter permease subunit codes for MSVANLSVRRPVLMTVMALVIILLGAFGASNLGVREYPNVDYPLIQVRTSYPGANAAVVEAEVTEILEASINSASGIKALTSTSRDGFSFINIEFETGMDLEAAANEIRDRVSRVRRRLPDDVDEPTVYKSDSDNDPILMVSLVSDKLDPMEVSELANNFVKERLQTINGVSEIAIWGEKRPTVRLWIDPVRLQALGVSGAEMSAALKKGNLELPSGSIEGSETTLSIRTLGRILDPKAFENIAIKVAEDGTVIRISDVADIHYEPKDTRTGFRRNGKNSITLALMAQPGSNHVEIANEFYKRVEDIRREIPEGVDVLYGRDTSVNIRASIKEVVETIFIAFLLVIAIIFAFLREGRTTLIPMVVVPVSVIGSFFVLYLCGFSINVLTLLAMVLAIGLVVDDAIVIVENIYHKIESGMTPKQAAVAGTNEIFFAVIATSVVLMAVFVPVLALGGTTGLLFREFVAVMIGTVFLSTLCALTLSPMLCSKFLKKQKQGWFFRVTEPFFDGMNRIYSVLLGGFLKMRLLLFPIVAGLLAAAYFCFNNMSSEMAPTEDSNAVMVNLNMPEGVTLTRTKRMADAFAEEVIALLDSNEYTEFQAGAWNAGNSRMRLTLNDNKKARRPQSVIAREIQLLGNEYPDLRVMVFEPQSISTQRGGLPVQFVLQAPNIEILRTLVPKFEEEASKSPVFSVVNTNLRFTKPELHIEIMRDKANEEGVSVNDIAQAVQLAISDQSYGEFYKDGRQYDIIGAVGYQYRSMPENISMLTVKNRKGELVSLDNFITFSEKSASPSLPRFNRFSAATIQAGLVPGKTIGDGVEEMRRIAKHLLKDYPNVSTALSGSSKEFEESSSGLYIVFLLALALVFLVLAGQFESFRAPFVIFFTVPLALAGALAFLFITGQTLNIFSEIALILLIALVTKNGILIVEFANQIAANTGCNKLEAARMAAERRFRPILMTSMSTVLGAVPLILTGTPSRIAMGVAIAGGLTFATFMTLFIVPAAYSFFAGKASMDAMKSTDASKMA; via the coding sequence ATGAGTGTCGCGAACCTTTCCGTACGTCGCCCGGTGCTCATGACCGTGATGGCGCTCGTGATTATTTTGCTTGGCGCCTTCGGGGCCTCGAACTTGGGCGTGCGTGAATACCCCAACGTAGACTATCCGCTCATTCAGGTGCGTACCTCTTACCCGGGCGCAAACGCAGCCGTGGTCGAAGCCGAAGTGACCGAAATATTGGAAGCTTCCATCAACAGTGCATCTGGCATTAAGGCGCTGACCTCTACCAGCCGTGATGGTTTCTCGTTTATCAACATTGAATTCGAAACGGGCATGGATCTGGAAGCGGCCGCCAACGAAATCCGCGACCGCGTGAGCCGCGTGCGTCGCCGCCTGCCGGACGATGTCGATGAACCGACGGTGTACAAGTCCGATAGCGACAACGATCCGATTCTCATGGTGAGCCTCGTGAGCGACAAGCTCGATCCGATGGAAGTTTCGGAACTCGCGAACAACTTTGTCAAGGAACGCCTGCAGACCATCAATGGCGTTTCTGAAATTGCCATTTGGGGCGAAAAACGCCCGACCGTTCGCCTTTGGATTGATCCGGTGCGCTTGCAGGCGCTCGGTGTTTCCGGTGCCGAGATGTCGGCGGCACTCAAGAAGGGTAACCTGGAACTGCCTTCCGGCTCTATCGAAGGTAGCGAGACTACGCTTTCTATCCGTACGTTGGGACGTATTCTCGACCCGAAGGCTTTTGAAAATATCGCAATCAAGGTTGCTGAAGATGGCACGGTCATTCGCATTTCGGATGTAGCGGACATTCACTACGAACCGAAGGATACCCGCACGGGATTTAGGCGCAACGGCAAGAATTCCATTACGCTTGCATTGATGGCGCAGCCCGGCTCAAACCACGTTGAAATCGCCAATGAATTCTACAAGCGCGTCGAAGACATTCGTCGCGAAATTCCAGAAGGTGTCGATGTCCTTTACGGTCGCGACACGTCCGTCAACATCCGCGCATCCATTAAAGAAGTGGTGGAGACGATCTTTATTGCGTTCCTGTTGGTGATTGCCATTATCTTCGCGTTCCTCCGCGAAGGGCGTACGACGCTGATTCCGATGGTGGTGGTGCCGGTGTCGGTAATCGGTAGTTTCTTTGTGCTTTACCTTTGCGGATTCTCCATTAACGTGCTGACCTTGCTTGCCATGGTGCTTGCCATTGGCCTTGTGGTGGACGATGCCATTGTGATTGTGGAAAATATCTATCACAAGATTGAAAGTGGCATGACGCCCAAGCAGGCGGCAGTCGCGGGCACAAACGAAATCTTCTTTGCCGTGATTGCGACCTCTGTGGTGTTGATGGCCGTGTTTGTGCCGGTGCTTGCGTTGGGTGGTACGACGGGGCTTTTGTTCCGTGAATTTGTGGCGGTGATGATTGGTACGGTGTTCCTTTCTACGTTGTGCGCTTTGACGCTTTCGCCCATGCTTTGCTCCAAGTTCTTGAAAAAGCAGAAACAGGGGTGGTTCTTCCGTGTTACCGAACCGTTCTTTGATGGAATGAACCGCATTTATTCGGTGCTGCTTGGCGGCTTCCTCAAAATGCGCTTGCTCTTGTTCCCGATAGTGGCGGGCCTTTTGGCGGCGGCCTATTTCTGCTTCAATAACATGAGTAGTGAAATGGCTCCGACCGAAGACTCCAACGCGGTCATGGTGAACTTGAATATGCCCGAAGGTGTGACGCTCACGCGCACGAAGCGCATGGCCGATGCTTTTGCCGAAGAAGTGATAGCCCTGTTAGATAGCAACGAATATACCGAATTTCAAGCGGGTGCGTGGAATGCGGGCAATTCGAGAATGCGCTTGACTTTGAACGACAACAAGAAGGCGCGTCGCCCGCAGAGTGTAATCGCCCGTGAAATCCAGCTGCTCGGGAACGAATATCCGGACTTGCGCGTGATGGTGTTTGAACCACAGAGCATCAGTACACAGCGCGGTGGTTTGCCGGTGCAGTTCGTGTTGCAGGCCCCGAATATCGAAATCCTGCGTACACTTGTGCCCAAGTTCGAAGAAGAAGCGAGCAAGAGCCCTGTGTTCAGCGTGGTGAATACGAACCTCCGTTTCACTAAGCCTGAACTGCATATCGAGATTATGCGTGACAAGGCCAACGAAGAAGGCGTGTCGGTGAATGACATTGCCCAGGCGGTGCAGCTGGCCATTAGTGACCAAAGCTATGGCGAATTCTATAAGGATGGCCGCCAGTATGACATTATCGGTGCGGTTGGTTACCAGTACCGCAGCATGCCCGAGAACATCTCGATGCTTACGGTCAAAAACCGTAAGGGCGAACTCGTGAGCCTCGACAATTTCATCACGTTTAGCGAAAAGTCCGCATCGCCGTCGCTGCCGCGATTCAACCGCTTTAGCGCAGCGACTATTCAGGCGGGCCTTGTGCCGGGTAAGACGATTGGCGACGGCGTCGAAGAAATGCGCCGCATTGCAAAGCACTTGCTGAAGGATTACCCGAACGTGAGTACGGCTTTGAGCGGATCATCCAAGGAATTTGAAGAAAGCTCCAGCGGCCTTTACATTGTGTTCCTGTTGGCGCTTGCGCTGGTGTTCTTGGTGCTTGCGGGGCAGTTCGAAAGTTTCCGCGCTCCGTTCGTCATCTTCTTTACGGTGCCGCTGGCACTCGCGGGTGCCCTTGCATTCCTGTTCATTACGGGTCAGACGCTCAACATCTTTAGCGAAATTGCTCTGATTCTTTTGATTGCCCTGGTGACGAAGAACGGTATCTTGATTGTGGAATTTGCAAACCAGATTGCGGCGAATACCGGCTGTAACAAGCTTGAGGCGGCTCGGATGGCGGCGGAACGCCGCTTCCGCCCAATCCTCATGACGAGCATGTCCACGGTATTGGGCGCCGTGCCCTTGATTCTCACGGGCACCCCGAGCCGTATCGCGATGGGTGTCGCTATTGCAGGCGGTCTTACGTTTGCGACTTTCATGACGCTCTTTATTGTGCCGGCGGCTTACAGCTTCTTTGCGGGCAAGGCTTCGATGGATGCCATGAAGAGCACCGACGCCTCCAAGATGGCGTGA
- a CDS encoding septum formation initiator family protein yields the protein MKKRFFWIILFTIVATIAIVISQLMFGKNSLKQQQKVTQDIAKYEAQIDSLKYAIDSCNIEIERLKNDSLYKENLLRTRFGMSRKGERVFQMVK from the coding sequence GTGAAAAAGCGTTTTTTCTGGATTATCCTGTTTACGATTGTCGCAACAATTGCGATAGTCATTTCGCAGTTGATGTTCGGGAAAAACAGTTTGAAGCAGCAGCAAAAAGTCACGCAGGACATCGCCAAATACGAAGCGCAAATCGATTCGTTGAAGTACGCTATTGATTCTTGCAATATCGAGATTGAACGACTCAAAAACGATTCCCTGTACAAGGAAAACCTGTTACGCACCCGCTTCGGCATGAGCCGCAAAGGCGAGCGCGTATTCCAGATGGTGAAATAA
- the dprA gene encoding DNA-processing protein DprA: MTDKDRKYETLEPNQFPLSLKESPLAPPLLYVRGKLPASDCIGIAMVGTRRPSSSARELCRRLVKSLKGTRAVVVSGLAQGIDYYCHEAALDFGIPTIAVIAQGINVPIPGDRATLARRIIDAGGCIMTEYEEDFPSFKGNFPARNRIISGLSRATVLVQSKTKGGALITADYCLQENKLLLAVPGDFDSETSAGPNQYLDQGKAMPVFMPESLRTVAGLPKIKTDSDAPTAVSLSQIEAAGCNLSHDALALFKQFNGFKKTFQELQNECNFKPNNILAILTELELSGLVHSPDNFQFYFNGAT, encoded by the coding sequence ATGACAGACAAAGATAGAAAGTACGAAACACTTGAACCGAATCAATTCCCGCTTTCGCTTAAGGAATCTCCGTTAGCGCCACCGTTACTGTACGTTCGCGGCAAACTGCCCGCAAGCGATTGCATTGGAATTGCCATGGTAGGTACGCGGCGTCCAAGCAGTTCCGCCCGCGAGCTGTGCAGACGGCTCGTCAAATCACTGAAAGGTACGAGGGCAGTCGTCGTTTCCGGGCTTGCACAAGGTATTGATTATTATTGCCACGAAGCCGCGCTCGATTTCGGGATTCCGACGATTGCCGTGATTGCACAGGGAATCAATGTCCCGATTCCTGGAGACCGTGCAACGCTCGCCCGCCGCATTATCGATGCCGGCGGTTGCATCATGACCGAATACGAAGAAGACTTTCCCTCTTTCAAAGGGAACTTTCCTGCCCGCAACAGGATTATCAGCGGTCTCAGTCGCGCCACGGTTTTAGTACAAAGTAAAACCAAAGGCGGAGCCCTCATCACGGCCGACTACTGCCTGCAAGAAAACAAGCTATTGCTCGCCGTTCCGGGGGACTTCGATAGCGAAACCTCTGCAGGACCCAATCAATACCTAGACCAAGGGAAGGCCATGCCAGTCTTTATGCCCGAAAGCCTGCGCACTGTTGCCGGGCTCCCCAAAATCAAGACGGATTCGGATGCGCCGACCGCAGTCAGCCTCTCCCAAATCGAAGCTGCCGGTTGCAATCTTTCTCACGATGCCCTAGCCCTATTTAAGCAATTCAACGGTTTCAAGAAGACTTTTCAGGAACTGCAGAACGAATGTAACTTCAAGCCCAACAATATTTTAGCTATATTAACAGAGTTAGAACTTTCGGGTCTAGTCCATTCACCGGACAACTTCCAGTTCTACTTTAATGGAGCAACTTGA
- the mazG gene encoding nucleoside triphosphate pyrophosphohydrolase, producing MKYSFEDLVKIMATLRSPEGCPWDKQQTHQSLLPYLVEESHEYIDAAQANDKAHMAEELGDVLFQVVFHSQVAKENGDFSIDDVVQGICEKMIRRHPHVFGDAKVDDSNGVVRQWERIKAQEKNNLKMQGKSAMDKVSKSLPTLARAQELQRRAAKVSFDWTEAEPVFDKAVEEFSEFRAEMQAASPENRNVERMEDEFGDIMFSLVNVARHCGFNAALALERANSKFERRFRVVEQMARDQGKEMKDVGLEGLQQMWKQAKKTSLRA from the coding sequence ATGAAATATTCCTTTGAAGATTTGGTGAAAATTATGGCGACCCTCCGCTCCCCGGAAGGCTGCCCTTGGGACAAGCAACAGACGCACCAGTCGTTGCTCCCTTATTTGGTCGAAGAATCCCATGAATATATCGATGCGGCCCAGGCAAACGACAAGGCTCACATGGCCGAAGAACTAGGCGATGTGCTGTTCCAGGTGGTGTTCCATTCGCAAGTCGCCAAAGAAAACGGCGATTTTTCTATTGACGACGTGGTGCAGGGAATCTGCGAAAAAATGATCCGGCGCCATCCGCATGTCTTTGGAGATGCTAAGGTTGATGATTCGAATGGCGTTGTCCGCCAATGGGAACGCATCAAGGCGCAAGAAAAGAATAATCTAAAAATGCAAGGCAAGTCTGCTATGGACAAAGTAAGCAAAAGCTTGCCGACGCTTGCCCGTGCCCAGGAACTTCAGCGCCGCGCCGCCAAAGTAAGCTTTGACTGGACCGAGGCTGAACCTGTCTTTGACAAGGCCGTGGAAGAATTTAGTGAATTCCGCGCCGAAATGCAAGCGGCCTCTCCTGAAAATCGTAACGTAGAACGCATGGAAGATGAATTCGGCGACATCATGTTCAGTCTTGTGAATGTGGCGCGCCACTGTGGCTTCAATGCTGCCCTTGCTCTTGAACGTGCAAACTCCAAGTTCGAACGCCGCTTCCGCGTGGTAGAGCAGATGGCCCGCGACCAGGGTAAAGAAATGAAGGACGTTGGCCTTGAAGGCCTGCAACAAATGTGGAAACAGGCTAAAAAAACGTCATTGCGAGCGTAG
- the fusA gene encoding elongation factor G, giving the protein MKNIEKHRNIGISAHIDSGKTTLTERILYFTKRIHAIHEVRGKDGVGATMDSMELERERGITIQSAATFANWTHTKSGEQDSINIIDTPGHVDFTIEVERSLRVLDGAILVLTGVEGVQSQSITVDRQMKRYHVPRIVFVNKCDRSGANPLRVAVMLKEKLNHKPCVMQIPIGLEDQLKGVVDLVEMKAYYFEGANGDDMIEKEIPAELVDQANEYREKLIDCCADYSDEIMEKAMEGQYGVDQIDKALIKKTIREATIRLDITPVFMGSAHKNVGVQKLLDGVIDYLPNPTEVENKALDLDNNEAEVVLKSEDNAPLVCYAFKLVNDRYGQLTYIRVYQGTLKKGDMITNMATGKKVSVGRLVRMHADEMVDITEAGAGDIVALFGIDCASGTTFTDGKNHYNMTSMHVPNPVIELVIEAKNRDDLDNMSKALNRFTKEDPTFQVEVDKESGQTIIKGMGELHLDVYIERMRREYKCDVTTGAPQVAYRETITRPAKFDYTHKKQTGGSGQYAKVVGEMRPMAVEGDQEKVYNFVNSVVGGRIPKEYIPSCDKGFQSCMEAGSLIGFPVVGIEMEVQDGAYHPVDSSDMAFQVAARMAFREAFEKAGAQILEPIMKVEIQTPTEFQGSVVGNVSQRRGTITGTNEELGMTTITAEVPLSEMFGYATDLRSMTQGKAEFTMEFCKYLPVPKNIQDELIKKYGDKAKARA; this is encoded by the coding sequence ATGAAAAACATTGAAAAGCACAGAAATATTGGTATTTCTGCCCACATCGACTCCGGTAAGACCACCCTTACCGAACGTATCCTCTACTTCACAAAGCGTATCCACGCTATCCACGAAGTTCGTGGTAAAGACGGCGTCGGTGCCACGATGGACTCCATGGAACTTGAACGCGAACGCGGCATCACGATTCAGTCTGCAGCCACGTTTGCAAACTGGACCCACACCAAGAGCGGTGAACAGGACTCCATCAACATCATCGATACCCCGGGGCACGTGGACTTCACGATCGAAGTGGAACGTTCTCTCCGCGTGCTCGACGGTGCTATCCTCGTGCTCACCGGCGTGGAAGGCGTGCAGTCCCAGTCTATTACCGTTGACCGCCAGATGAAGCGCTACCATGTGCCGCGCATCGTGTTCGTGAACAAGTGCGACCGCTCCGGTGCAAACCCGCTCCGCGTGGCTGTCATGCTCAAGGAAAAGCTCAACCACAAGCCCTGCGTCATGCAGATTCCTATCGGTCTCGAAGACCAACTGAAGGGCGTGGTCGACCTCGTCGAAATGAAGGCCTACTACTTCGAAGGCGCTAACGGCGACGACATGATCGAAAAGGAAATCCCGGCCGAACTCGTTGACCAGGCTAACGAATACCGTGAAAAGCTGATCGACTGCTGCGCAGACTACAGCGACGAAATCATGGAAAAGGCTATGGAAGGCCAGTATGGTGTGGACCAGATCGATAAGGCCCTCATCAAGAAGACCATCCGCGAAGCAACCATCCGTCTCGACATCACTCCGGTGTTCATGGGTTCTGCTCACAAGAACGTTGGTGTCCAGAAGCTCCTCGACGGCGTTATCGACTACCTCCCGAACCCGACCGAAGTTGAAAACAAGGCCCTCGACCTCGACAACAACGAAGCCGAAGTCGTGCTGAAGTCCGAAGACAACGCACCGCTCGTCTGCTACGCATTCAAGCTCGTGAACGACCGCTATGGCCAGCTCACCTACATCCGCGTTTACCAGGGTACCCTCAAGAAGGGCGACATGATCACCAACATGGCCACCGGCAAGAAGGTGTCCGTGGGCCGTCTCGTGCGTATGCACGCCGACGAAATGGTGGATATCACCGAAGCCGGTGCAGGCGACATCGTTGCTCTGTTCGGTATCGACTGCGCCTCCGGTACGACCTTTACCGATGGCAAGAACCACTATAACATGACTTCTATGCACGTGCCGAATCCGGTGATCGAACTCGTGATCGAAGCCAAGAACCGCGACGACCTGGACAACATGTCCAAGGCTCTGAACCGCTTCACCAAGGAAGACCCGACGTTCCAGGTGGAAGTCGACAAGGAATCCGGCCAGACCATCATCAAGGGTATGGGCGAACTTCACCTCGACGTTTACATCGAACGTATGCGCCGCGAATACAAGTGCGACGTGACGACCGGTGCTCCGCAGGTGGCTTACCGCGAAACCATTACCCGTCCGGCCAAGTTCGACTACACCCACAAGAAGCAGACCGGTGGTTCTGGTCAGTACGCTAAGGTTGTCGGCGAAATGCGTCCGATGGCTGTCGAAGGCGACCAGGAAAAGGTCTACAACTTCGTGAACTCTGTCGTGGGTGGCCGTATTCCGAAGGAATACATCCCGTCTTGCGACAAGGGTTTCCAGAGCTGCATGGAAGCTGGTTCCTTGATCGGCTTCCCGGTCGTAGGTATCGAAATGGAAGTCCAGGATGGTGCATACCACCCGGTCGACTCCTCTGATATGGCGTTCCAGGTTGCTGCCCGTATGGCCTTCCGCGAAGCTTTCGAAAAGGCTGGTGCTCAGATCCTCGAACCGATCATGAAGGTCGAAATCCAGACTCCGACCGAATTCCAGGGTTCTGTCGTGGGTAACGTTTCCCAGCGTCGTGGTACCATCACTGGAACGAACGAAGAACTCGGCATGACCACCATCACCGCCGAAGTCCCGCTGTCCGAAATGTTCGGCTACGCTACTGACCTGCGTTCTATGACCCAGGGTAAGGCAGAATTCACCATGGAATTCTGCAAGTACCTGCCGGTTCCGAAGAACATCCAGGACGAACTCATCAAGAAGTACGGCGACAAGGCCAAGGCTAGAGCCTAA
- a CDS encoding EcsC family protein gives MSDCTDEKMEKFKEKLSTLLFELITDIPESLYTPSESSDEKIKKLIRQAAVKASLVSATLSVPAGVTGVLTSIPDIAAIWRIQAQLVSDIAATYGKFAQLSREAMVWCLFRHSAAQLVRDIAVRTGSRIVVQKVSFAVLETLLKKIGVKVSTKFLGRAALRAIPAIGALGNGAYSFYDTTEVGKTAASYFKALADNPEDPLAEEADVIIENAENQV, from the coding sequence ATGAGCGATTGCACCGATGAAAAGATGGAAAAATTCAAGGAAAAGCTAAGCACGCTGTTGTTTGAGCTGATTACCGATATTCCAGAATCCCTGTACACTCCAAGTGAAAGTTCCGACGAAAAAATAAAGAAATTAATCCGCCAGGCAGCAGTCAAGGCATCCCTAGTAAGCGCCACCCTTTCGGTGCCCGCCGGCGTTACAGGCGTTTTGACCTCCATCCCCGACATTGCCGCCATCTGGCGTATTCAGGCACAACTGGTGTCCGATATCGCAGCGACTTACGGTAAATTCGCCCAGCTGAGCCGCGAAGCCATGGTCTGGTGCCTGTTCCGCCACAGTGCCGCCCAACTGGTCCGCGACATTGCCGTGCGCACCGGTAGCCGAATCGTAGTCCAAAAGGTCTCTTTTGCTGTTCTAGAAACCCTCCTCAAGAAAATCGGCGTCAAGGTTTCAACCAAATTCCTGGGCAGGGCAGCTCTCCGTGCCATTCCGGCTATTGGCGCCCTCGGAAACGGGGCCTACTCCTTCTATGACACCACCGAAGTCGGAAAAACGGCCGCGAGCTATTTCAAGGCCCTGGCAGACAATCCGGAGGATCCTCTTGCCGAAGAAGCGGACGTAATCATCGAAAATGCCGAAAATCAGGTTTAA
- the map gene encoding type I methionyl aminopeptidase produces the protein MAKIKIKSAKEIELIRDAGALAAETLIRAGEMCKPGVSTLEIDEFIGDYTRKHKGISACMGYHGYPRYACISINEVVCHGIPSANTILKDGDIVNIDITTILSGYHGDTSAMFCVGRVSNLAQELVDTAKFCMEEGIRAAGEQGARYYDIGNAIQDIADEHGFSVVEDYCGHGIGRGFHEEPTLYHFRNNVLKQFIEVGHVFTIEPMINVGRPGTKTLSDGWTAVTRDGSLSAQWEHTVARTKNGIEILTLPR, from the coding sequence ATGGCTAAAATTAAGATTAAATCTGCAAAAGAAATTGAACTGATTCGCGATGCCGGCGCCCTTGCCGCCGAAACGCTGATCCGCGCGGGCGAAATGTGCAAACCCGGCGTTTCCACACTCGAAATTGACGAATTCATCGGCGACTATACCCGCAAGCACAAGGGTATCTCCGCTTGCATGGGCTACCACGGTTACCCGCGCTACGCCTGCATCAGCATCAACGAAGTCGTGTGCCACGGCATCCCGAGCGCAAATACCATCCTGAAGGACGGCGACATCGTGAACATCGACATCACGACGATTCTTTCGGGCTACCACGGTGACACAAGCGCCATGTTCTGCGTCGGCCGCGTGAGCAACCTCGCCCAGGAACTCGTGGACACCGCCAAGTTCTGCATGGAAGAAGGCATCCGCGCCGCTGGCGAACAGGGTGCTCGCTACTATGACATCGGTAATGCCATCCAGGACATCGCCGACGAACACGGCTTCAGCGTGGTCGAAGACTACTGCGGTCACGGCATCGGTCGTGGATTCCACGAAGAACCGACCCTTTACCACTTCCGCAACAACGTTCTGAAGCAGTTTATCGAAGTCGGCCACGTATTCACGATTGAGCCCATGATCAATGTGGGTCGCCCGGGCACCAAAACTCTCAGCGACGGCTGGACAGCTGTGACCCGAGATGGTTCTTTGAGCGCCCAGTGGGAACACACCGTGGCCCGCACCAAGAACGGCATCGAAATTCTCACCTTGCCGCGCTAA